DNA from Acidobacteriota bacterium:
TATCGATAACAATATATTTGGAATGAGATGTGTTTCTGGGTCATGAAGCTCACCCAATTCTCCATCGAGATCAGCACCAGCTGCATTAAAATATCTCAAAGAAATAAAGCTAACGTTGTAATTTATAAAATATCTATAAAGTATCTTTTCTATTACATATTTTGTCTCTCCGTAAGGGTTGATCGGGTTTATTGGATGGTTTTCATCTATAGGTAGATACTGGGGCTCTCCGTAGACTCCAGCACTTGAAGAAAAAATAATTTTCTTAACCCCATGTTTTTTCATTGCATCTAAAAGATTTAAAGCATTTAAAATATTTTCCCTGTAGTATCTTTCTGGAAATTTATATGACTCCTCCACAATACTTAACGAAGCAAAATGTATTACTCCGTCTATTCTGTTTTCCTCGAAAGCCCTGTTCAGGGAATTAATTTCCTGCAGGTCTCCTAAATAAAAATTATTAGATTTAATTAATTCTTTTTTCCCGGTTGAAAGATTATCAAAAATAATAACATTGAATCCTTTTTTGATTAATTCTTTTACTGTATGGGAACCTATATATCCAGCTCCACCTGTTACTAATATGTTCATGTTATATTATCTCTTTTCCAAAAAGTTTCATGCAAACCTCAGGAGCTTTTTCTATTCCTTCATCTTTTGTAAAAAATGCACCGTCAAGTTGCATTTCCCATAATTCTTTTAAAATCTTGCCGAGATTAGGCCCAGGAGAAAATCCTAAATTTAACAAATCTCTCCCCCTTACCAGAGGCTTTATGGATTCTTTGGTCACGTTGAAATCTTCAAGTTTTTTAAAAAGCCACTTTGCCTGCTTGTCAAGACCTCTTAATAATTTATTTTCCCTCCCTTTTCTATCAGCTAAATCAAGGTATATCAAAAGAGATAGATCACCTTTCATATCCTTCATTAATCTATTAAAAGCTTTCTTTGATATAGAACCTCTGTTTTGCCAGAGGTCAGTCGTTCTGTGGTGGTATTTTACCAGTAATAGAATTTTTTCTTTCAGGTCATATCCATCCAATGAAAAGATTTTTAACTGATTTAAAATATTTTTCGTAATTTCAGTTCCAACGTAATCATGTCTTTTATTGGTAAGAACAAGCCTTCTTTTTTTCCATTCCCATTGAGAGGTATGTGGTTTTGCTATATCATGAAATAAAGCCCCGAGTAAAAGAGCAAGGGAAACAGGTCTTTCAAGCTTAAAAATTTCAGTAATACGTTTTGCCTGATTTAATGTAATCAATGTATGGTGCCATACAGTATGATTTCCATGTCTATCTTTTTCTGGGTGAAATATGGAATCTTGAATTGTATATGTCATCGGAAGAATTGGAGGAAATAGCTGATCAATCACCCCCAATTTCAAATATTCTTCCATTCCTATTGAGGGCTTTTTTGAGTTAAGTAATAATTTGAAAAGTTCTTCAGAAATCCTTTCACTACTCAATCCTTTAAGCTTTATCTTCTTTGAAATTTCATAAATTTCATTTGAAACTTTATAATTTAAAACAGATGCAAACCGAGCTACTCTAAGAACTCTCAATGGATCTTCGAGAAAATGAGATGGGTCGGTCATTCTGATTGTTTTCTTCTTTATATCATCTCTCCCATTAAACGGATCGATTAATTTACCATCGATCAACCTTAAAGCCATACTATTGCATTTTATATCTCTCCTCTGAAGGTCCTTCTCGATAGGAAGATACGGATCGGCTTTTATGATAAAATCTTTATGAGAAGAAGAATCACTACCTACCGATAAATCAATTCTTGGAAGAGACACATCAATGGTTCTTCCTTTTTGAGTAAATTTAATCACTCCAAAACTTTTTCCGACAAGGTCTATATGACCGAATGACTTTAATTTCTCTATGATTTCTTCTACAGGATAATTGGTTATTAATATATCAACATCGGTGGAGGGATTCCCCCTTACAAGATCTCTTACATATCCTCCCACAGCGAAACTATTTTCTTTAAATAAAGAAATAAATAAATCTTTTTCTGGAAAATCAAATTTCTTAAAATACATTGTCATAAACAAATTTTAACACAAATTGAATTATTTATTAAAAACTATAAGAAAATCGTATGTGTCCTTTAAATTTTATTACCACAGATGAGACAGAACTTAGAATCAAGGGGAATATACTTTGTCCCACATTTTTTACACTCAGCTAAATATGGGCCAAACGGAAATTGAGGGTCCATCCCTTTTGCAAAAGAATTTCTCAAACCTTTGTAATTTCTTTCTCTTTTTTCTTTGAAAGCCCATAATCCTTCAGAAGGCTCAACTGATCCAATATGTAAAGAGAACCATTCTTTCGCATGTTCCCATGTAAGGTCCCACACAAGGTCTCTCCAGAAATTAATGTGAACCTTGAAATAATGAAGACTGCTTGGCGAAAGGTTCATCATGTCCGTTATATATTTTTTAACAGTTTCGTCAAGTTTATCTAAAGGTACAACCTCGTTAACCACTCCCAGTTCACAAGCCTGCTTAGCTGAAATTTCCCGGGACAACATAACAATTTCTGCAGCTTTTTTAATTCCCATGTGGAGGGGCAACCACTGAGAAAGCCCTCCTATTGAAGTCATCCCAACTCTTGGACCTGGGGATAAGAATTTTACATTCTCTGAAGCAATGGCAAGGTCACATGCTGCTACAAATTCAAATCCGCCTCCTGCTGTTACTCCATTCACTCTTGCAATTACCGGTTTCCCACAGTGTCTTATCATGTGAAACACTCTTCCGTAAACTTCCCCCCATTTCCAGAAATCAGATGGTTTTTTATTGTAAATTTCAGCGTATTCTTTTACGTTTCCACCGGTACAAAAAGCCCTTTCTCCCGCTCCAGTCAGGACTATAAATTGAATATTATCATCCCACATTGAATCTTCAAAATAATGAATCATCTCCCTTAAAGTTGAAAGAAGGTAGGAATTGAGCTCTTTTGGATTGTTAATCATAATCAATGAGGTATGATCATGCCAATTTTTATCATATACTACAGTTTCTAAATTTTGCATTTATATTTCCTCCTATTATTGATAATTTTATGTAATTCTTAATATTTCTCGCTTTTTTCAATTCAAACTGATTGCTTTAATATATCTATAACAAACCTTTTGTCAAGAAAGTTCGGAATATCTAAATATTTTAGTTAAAATAAATTTTCCAATTCATCATTACCTTCTGGAAGTCTACCATGTTTTTGAAGGAATTGCTGAATTAGTTCACTCTCCCTCTTTGTATACATTGGATATTCTTCATACAAAAAATAACAGGCTTTTTTAAATTTTTCCATTTGGGCCTCAAGAGCTCTTTTCAGGTTGGGAGTGCCAGCAATCAGTAATATATTTTTTTTATCATCAAGAAGCTGATAAACGCCTTCTGTCTCCGGAACTTGAGAAATATTTTCGTAATTTAATGCTATCCATTTCTCTGGAGGCATCAATACGGGAGATAATTGAAATCTCAAGTCACATCTTAAACATCTCTTAGCTTCTTCGACTGCCATCTTTTCATTATACCCAAGTTCAATCAGTTCAAAGCTTCTTTTTCGTTTCTCCATTGGAATACTGGGCAACTGGATTCTTCTTTTAGTAGCGAAGCTAATTTCTGTTCCCAAAAAAGGATTGTATTTTTCCTCTTCTTTAAAAGCAATGTCGAACAGTTCTTTCCCATCTAAATATTTAGCAATGGATAAAGCAGCTCTTCTTCCATAAGCTATAGCCTCAACTACAGAAGATGTTCCTTTTACAACATCCCCGCCAGCGAAAATTCCAGGAAAATCAGTTTCCAAGGTATCTGGATTGACCTTTATAGTTCCATGTTCAGTGATTTTTATGGAATTTATGCCGGATACAATTGAAAAATCTGAAATTTGACCTACAGCAATTATTATCGTGTCTGTTTCAATTATTTTCGTAACTGATTGGTCGAAAGATGGATTAAATTTTCCTTTTTTGTCAAAAACTGAAGTGCAGCGAATAAGTTCAATTCCCTTAACTTTCCCATTTCCTAAAATTTTCTTTGGCCCCCAGGAATTCTCGATCTTAATTCCCTCTTCAACTGCTTCTTCGATTTCCCATTGAAAAGCTGGCATTTCTTCTCTTGATTCAAGACAAATAATTTTTACTTCTTCGGCTCCCAAACGAACTGCAGATAGGGCTGCATCAACTGCCACATTCCCTCCTCCGATTACAACAACATGTCTGCCGATACTGTTTCTCTTTCCTTTATTTATTTCTACTAAAAAATCGAGTCCCCAGAAAATACCTTCCTGATTTCTGTTTTCCAAATCCAATTTTTTACTTATGCCTGCCCCTATAGCTAAATATATCACTTCATATCCATTTTTTTTCAATTCAAATACATTTTTAATTCTTGTATTTGTCTCGAGTTCTATTCCGGTCTTTAGAATTTTATCAATATCACTCTTCAGGATTTCTTTTGGTAATCTGAAATCAGGAATAGCCCATCTCGCCATTCCTCCAGGCTCAGAAAAAGCTTCAAAAATATTCACTGAATACCCTGCCTTAGAAAGATAATAACTGGCTGTTAGTCCTGAAGGCCCTGACCCTACTACAGCAATTTTTTTGTTTCCAGCATGTCCATTTCTCTTTATTTTGTTTTCGGTTGTTCGAGACTCCGTTTCGGCAACAAACCTTTTAAGTTTGCATATGGAAATTGAATCATTCAAATTATTTCTTCTGCATTTGCTTTCACAGGGATGATGGCATACATATCCTAAAACACCAGGAAACGGAGCTTTTTCTTCTATAACTCGAAGAGCATCTTCAAATCTTCTTTCAGCAATATAGTTAACATATCGAGGAGCGTCCATCTCAACAGGACAGCTAAATTTACAGGGAACTAAATTCATTTCATCGGAAATTATTACATCTTTATCCCCCAAAGCTCCAGTTGGACATACATCAACACATGACCCGCAAAATTTACATCCTGATTTTTCCAGTGTGTTTTCTATCAGTCCCACCATTATTTTTTTGTCATTATAGACATAGCCAAGAGCTCCTACACCCCTGACATCTTTGCATATTCTTATGCACCTCAAACATCCAATACATAGATTAAAATCAAAGGAAAAAAGGGGTTCATCTCTCAATACAGGATAATTTTTTGGAAGATATCGAGGAATATCTTCTCTAATTCCTATATATTCAGCTATTCTTCTCAATTCACATCTATTAAATTTATAGCAACAGCGTTCATTTACAGGAACATCGCTCGAACACTCTGTTAAACTGCATCCATCTCTTTGAGCGCACGTAAGACATGCATGGGGGTGATGAGATAAGATAGAACCAAGATTATTTTTTCTTATCCTATTGATTTCGTCTGTGTTTGTGTAAACAACCATTCCATCTGAAACGTATAAATTTGATAAAGAAACATAACCTTCAACTCCTTTTAGTGTTCCAATGCATAATCCACAATTTTCATAAGCTTTTTTAGAATTGTCATTTTCAATACATTCTTCGCCCCGATAAACTCTGTCATTGGGTTTTAAATCTCCATGTGTGGTAAAATCAGGATGGAAACATAAGCAGGGGATGTATAAATTTGCTTCGTAAGCAGCCTGTAAAACTGTTATCCCTTCCCTTGTTTCAATTTCAATGTCATTTATCTTTATCGTTATTGATTTCATGATTTCCTGCTATTATTTTTAAATCTTCCATTTACATTAAAATTACCAAGAATGGGAAATAGCTAAAGGTTTGCAAGCAGCTACACATGGAAGTTCTACCCTCCCCCTGACAGGTTTGCAGGGTGCACATGAATACTTAATCTTCTTTCTATGCTCTTCCCTGACTCTTGCAACAAATACTTCTCTAAATGGGTCATTCTCATCTTCTCCAACTTCTAACACATTGTAAGGACAAAATTTAACACAGTCTCCACATCCATCACACTTATCGTTGTCGATGGAAATAAAATATTCCCCAGAACCATCTTTATATCCGTAATTAGCTATCATGTTTATAACTTAATTGTTTAAAAGTTTTTCACTTTCCCCTTTTTTTCTTTTTCATAAAGGGCTTTAGCAAAAAGAGCAGCTCCTAAAGCTCCTGCTATTTGAGTATCATACGTAGGAGTAAGCGCTTTTATTCCTAATTCATTTTCAATCCTTTTAACTATTCCAATATTTTTAGCTATACCACCGGTTATGGCAAAGTCCTTTTCTATTCCAATTCTTTCAAGAAGTTCAACCACCCTGTGTGCCATAGCTAAACAATATGCTGCTATAACTTTCTCTTTTTGCCATCCTTCCCTCAACAATCCTACTGCTTCTGATTTTGCAAATATTACGCAGGTGCTACTTACTGGCTCTGGTTCTTCATCTATATTAAATGACATTTCTCCTATATCCTCTATAGGAATTGCAAGAAGGTCTGCAAAAACTTCCATTCCTCTCCCTGTTCCAGCAGCGCATTTATCATTCATAAGAAAATTTGTTACCTTTCCTTTTTCATCACAACGAATAGCTTTACAATCTTGACCTCCCATGTCCAGAATTGTTCTCACTGAAGGACCATACATGAAGTTTGCTCCTCTTGCATGACAGGCAATCTCGGTTAAGGTTTTATGGGCAAAGGGAACATTTACCCTACCATATCCAGTTCCTATTATGTAATGTATATTTTCTAAATTTAATCCTGTGCCTTCCAAGGCCCAGTTCATCGCCTTTTGAGCACTATCCGGGCTGCTTGAACCAGTTCTCATATTGCTATAGCAGTAAATCCTTCCATCTGTCATCACAACTGCCTGAGTGCTTACAGAACCAACATCCACCCCAGCAGAAATAACTTCTCCCTCTTTCCAGTTAATCTCTGAGGAGAGCCACTTTGATTCTGGCCACTTCCAGTATTCTTTTTCCATTCTATTCTCCTCCTTCCTTGGAAGGACTCAATGCTCTTTCAGCTGCAATCAGAGCAGCTCCCAATGCACAGATAAATTCTGGGTTCTCTGGAATGAACAATTCAACTTGTAAATCTCTTTTAAGAGAATGAACAAATCCAATGTTTTTCGCCACGCCTCCTGTCAATGCAACATCCTTTTCAATCCCTATCCTTCGAACCATCGATGCAATCCTGTCAGCAATTGCATCAAGAATTGATCGAGCTATGTCTTCTTTGGGTGTCTTTGAATGAATTAATGAAACAACTTCCGATTCAGCAAATACAGCACATTGAGCATTCATAGGAATTGGCTTCTGTGATTTAAGCGAAAGTTCTCCCATTTCTTCCAATTTTATTTCAAGGGCTCTTGCCATAGTTTCTGTAAAAATTCCAGCTCCTGCTGCACATTTCTCATTGATAGCAAAATCCAAAACCTTTCCTCTTTCGTCAAGTTTTATTGCTCTTCCTTCTTCTGCTCCAACATCAATTACAGTTCTTACAGAAGGATAATAAAATAAAATTCCTTTAGCATTTGCACCCACTTCTGTAATGGAACTATTAACAAAATAAGCTCCTTTTCTTCCGACGCCAGTCGATGTAATATGGGTTATATCTTCCCTTGAAATTCCTGTCTTTTTTAAAATATTTTCAAACGCCTCCTCTGCAGCATATTTCTGGTCAAATCCGCTAAGGACAGAGTATTTTGCCAAAATTTTATTACCTTCAATTAATAAAGCTTTTGTTTCTTTAGCACCGCAGTCAATGCCAACGGTTACCATAAAAATACCTCCTCCTATTCTAATCTCTCAAACCCCAATGTTTCCATAAAGGCATCGATTCGGGCAATTGTTCTTGTTTCATCAAATTCTCTTTCGTCTCCCATGTTTCCTTCAAAACTCATAACAGGAAAACCAGCTTTTATAAGAGCTATCCTATTCTCAGCTATTCCGAGACTTAAACCTTCACACCCTCTATTATAATGAAGCATTATACCATTGAGTTTCCATTCTTTAGCGATTCTTATCATCATCTCACTTTTAAGATGGGGATAGTAAAAATGTTGCCATTCAGGCTTTTTCAATTCCCAATCAGCTAATGTACGAAGAGCTTGATCTCTGGTCTTTATTTCAATTCCGTTTTCCTGAGGTGTTCTACGAGGACCCCAGGTTCCATCCTCCTGTACATCCCACATTCCAATAAGGCCAAAAGTGTATAAAGACCCAACTGAAACACATCCATATTTTTCTAAATAACGAAATATTTTAAGAAAAGCCCATGGTGGCTGTGTGTCAGTCATTACCCTGCATCTTTCATTTCCAACTGCAGCAATCCCTCTTTCAACCCTATCTTTTACCTCATCCCTTAGCTCTTGATAAAAATCAGCTACTACTTTACTGCTTTTCTGAAGAGTACCAAGAACATAAAGAGAGTACATTGTCTTTTCATCCAGAGGAGCAGGGATCATTTTGTTTAAAGCACATACCTCAGCCCACAAAGAGGTTGACCTGCAATGATTGTAGACTGCTTGGATAAGTTTTTCATCATCATATTTCCTTCTGGCTATTTTCTCCAGCCATTCAATTCCATCATGCATTTGCATAACAACATAGTTCAATTTGTGCTCATTGATTTGCTCATAAGGCCCGACTGAAACATCAATGCAGAAAAAAGGGATTTCTTTTTTTTCTATATCTTTAACCACCTGATACCACTTTGCATGGCTACAACAAATATGGTCCTGCCAGATAAAATCAGGAGTTGGAAATTCTCCTCCAAACACATATTTATTCAGCATCACAGAGCCCCAATAGTTTCTCATGTAAGAACATAAGTCTCTTGCATACCCTGCCCTTTCAACTGCTTCCTGGCATTCAAGGGCAAATTCTTTATTCCAGGCAACAGATGCTCCATATGGCTCGCTTGTTATGGGATAAACATCATCTCCCAATCCAGCAGGGATAGCATCGAATGACCATGCTCCACCTGCCCACCTGATTCCACCTTTTTCATGGGCTTTGGCATAATTTTTATAATAATTTTCCCTTATTTCTTTAGCTTTTTGCCAGCATTTTAAAGGTTCAGTTTTATATTTAGCACTTCTCATTTTAGCCTCCAAATGTTTAAACATATATTTGAATAAACTATCAAGCTTGCGTTTCTTTCCACAAAACTGTTTTTTGCCAACCTTAACTCCATAGATCTTCTTCCCGAAGAATCTCAAGGAAGGCTTCCACCCTTGTTTTGAACTGTCCCAAAGGAACTGTCACGTCAAATTCAAGAAAAAGAGATGGAATGTTATTTTCTTTTAAAGTCTTGGTAATTGCAGGGATATCGAGTTCATGGGGGTCGCAGAATTTTTGCTGGACTATGATTGCACCCTGCACATCATATTCTTTTGCCAGATTTAATATATGAGGAACCCTTCGCCTTTCTGGCCAATCTTTACTTGGACAAGGAGGTCTATCGATGTATCTTGCAGCGATAGAAGCCAATCTATCCTCATCAGGAATTACCTCATTCCAGAAATATCTTGTGCCAGTACAGTGATCATCGATAACAAAAATAGCTCCCAATGATTCTACCATTTTCATAAATTCAGTATCATCATCTTCACTTCCTAATATCATTAACCTCAGAAGATTACTGTTTTTTTCCTTTCTTTCATATATTTTATTTAAAGCCTCTTCGAGCATTCTGCTGTGCTCTCTTTTATCAGTTAATTGACTTGAAATTACTGCATACATTGCTTCCAATCCTGTCACACCTGGGTTTTTTTCTTTCCTTAATTCATAAAGTTTTCCCAGAAGTCTTCTGTTTTCGTTCATTATCTTTATCCCTTTATCCAAATCTTCATTCCTTAAGGTTTTCCCAGTCCACTCCTCGATTGATTTTTTAAACAACTTAAGTTCTTCAGTTAAATAAGGATAAGCTCTTGCGCTCTGAACATGGTGGGGCATTGGAAGGTAATAACTGTATTCAACAGGCACATGCATCTGCCAACTTGTAAAAGCCTGCCTAATATGCAGACAGGATTGGGCAATCGTTATTCCATCAAGATAATCATATCTTCCCTGTAATCCTTGGGCTAAACAATCCCTGCAGAATGGGCAAAACATTCCAAATATATGAGGCTCTGTTAAATCCTGGGGCTCATGACTTCCTAAAATTCTTATTGGTAATATATCCGCTGCATATAGAATTTCCTCTGGCACATAAGTACAAAAATACCCTATTACTTTTCCCCCGGTTTTTCTTTTCCATTCCTTTGCATATTCATGCCTGTTTTCTTGCCACTCTTTAAATTTTTCGAACATTTTTGCTCCTTCCTATAAATCCGTTTAAGAATAATTCTTTTACATGTTCTACAAGTTCTTTCCCCTTTAAATCCTTATTTGGGTCATACCAGGTATAAAACCAGTTAAGCATTCCAAAAAGGCAGAGGGTCGATACTCTCAAATTTTTTTCCTTTATAGAATATTTTTCCTTAATCTGGTTTAGTATTTCTAAAACTATCTTAAAATATTCTTTTCTTTTCGATTCAACTTCCTTGTAATATTTCCCTGTGAGGGTTTCAAGCTCATGAGTGCAAACCTTTATTTCATTTAAATGGGTTAGAAAATAGGAAAGATGATTCTCTATAATTATGTATAATTTCTTTTCTCCATCTTCTACATCTTTTAATTTTTTCTTCAAATTGCTCAGCAATGAATCAAATGTCTGGTACTGAATTGCATAAAGAAGCTCATCCTTGGATTTAAAATAGTAGTAAAGAGTAGCTAAATTCAGGTTCAACTCCCTCGCAACCTTTCTTATAGTTGCATTCTCATACCCATCCCTTGCTATTATCTTTGCTGCAACTTTCAATATGTTTTCTGCTTTTTCAGGATAGCTAAAATCTCTTTTCATTAATCAAACGTTCGTTTAATATAGTATCTTTATTTTCTCTGCATGTCAATAATTTTTTCAATTTTTTATAGAGCTTTAAAAGTCTTCTATGTTACATCTCAACCATTCATTTGACATCTAAAAATATAACTGCTTAAATAGAAATTATCAGAGGCAAGGATGAACCATCCATCAAAATCTTTCATGGAAAAACTCCTCTCCTTACAGGAATCTGAAAATTTCTTAGACATTCTACTTTCTGATTACCTCAAAAGATTTATACTATTGGGAGAAGTCTCATTGGGTTCATTCTTTATCTTCAAAAAAGAAAAAAATGATTTCTCCCTCATATCCATGAATAAAATAGGAGAGTATGTGGAAAAAGAAGAACTAATTAAAAGAGTGGAGGAAGGAAAAAAAGGAATAATCCCTCATGTTCTTCAAGCAATGAAACCATACATAACAAATGACTGTGAAAAAGACCCATTTCATATACCATTTAGAAAAGAGAAAATACTTTCAGAGATGATAATCCCATTTGAAATAGATTCAGAAAGAATAGGAATTGTAGTATAGTCTCTCAAATCCCGATGTTCTTTCGGGCTTGGAACGTGAACATTTTATAGTTCAAAAAAATGAAGCTGTGTGTAAGAGCGTTGAAGATAATATACTTTCAGCAGTTGAGGTTATAAATATTCTTAAAAATTGTGAGATAGAGAAGTTGTTAAAACCTCCAAAAGAAATAGAAAGACTTGTACCCAATTTATTGGGATGTGTGGCAACAACAAAACTTTCTTTAATAGTTGGACCAAGGGGAGAAATATATAAATGCACAAAAACTATTGGGGATGAAAAAGAAATTTGCGGAACGATTTTTAATATAAATTATGACCGTTCCAAGTTTAAAAAGTGGGTTGATGCAGATAGATTAAATATAGAACAATGCAGAAAATGCTCGATGGTGCCAATATGCAGTGGTAATAGTTGTCCTTATGATTTTCTTATAAATAATAAAAAAAATAAATGTTCTCAAAAAGAAAGATATGAACACTATTTAGAAATGTTGAGAATATTATATCAACAAAAAAGATTTGATATAAAGGGTCATGACTCTAAAAAAAATAAAGAGAAAGGGGGTGAATAAAATGGACGAAATTAAATGGATTTACGATCCACTAAATGTAGAAGTGCTGGTCCCACCTGATTGCTGTACTTGTACTACTGAGGGCCCTGATATCGGTATACCTAACTGCGAATATCTAACAGACCATCTTGTAGTTGTGTATCCAAGTTAGTGAAAGATTAAAGGGGTAAAAAAGAGGGATCCCTCTTAAAAGAAAAAGTTTATTTAGGGGTGTAAAAAAATTGTAATTTTGATATATTAATTAATAGTAATATGAAAAAAAATTTTTTATTAAATTTCTCTATCCTTATTCTTCTTGTTCTGGCGCTTGTAGCAGACAAAAATGAGACCGTAAGAATCAAAATTGTTGCGAGTATTGGTGTTGAGGAAATAAAAGCCAAAGGGGAAGATTCTTATCTTTTTTACACCATTAATTCGATTGACTGCGATAATGAAGGAAATATATATGTGCTGGATAAAAAAGCTTCTTGCATTAAGATATTTAGCAAAAACGGAAAATTCTTAAGAAAGATCTTAAGAGAAGGTCAGGGACCCGAGGAGATTAGAAACCCCTATAGATTAGCTATAAATAGATTCACTGGAAACATATTTGTTTTACAAGAACACGGCTTTCAAATGAAGGAATTTGATGTCTTTGGAAGATTTGTTAAGTCTTATGCACTTCCAGAACAATTTTTCCATTATTTTGAGTTTCTTGAGAAAGATAGAATTATTTACATAGCAAAAAAATGTTATGAAGAGAAAACATGTAGTAAATTTAAGATATTAAATCTAAATACATTAAAAATTGAA
Protein-coding regions in this window:
- a CDS encoding HD domain-containing protein → MYFKKFDFPEKDLFISLFKENSFAVGGYVRDLVRGNPSTDVDILITNYPVEEIIEKLKSFGHIDLVGKSFGVIKFTQKGRTIDVSLPRIDLSVGSDSSSHKDFIIKADPYLPIEKDLQRRDIKCNSMALRLIDGKLIDPFNGRDDIKKKTIRMTDPSHFLEDPLRVLRVARFASVLNYKVSNEIYEISKKIKLKGLSSERISEELFKLLLNSKKPSIGMEEYLKLGVIDQLFPPILPMTYTIQDSIFHPEKDRHGNHTVWHHTLITLNQAKRITEIFKLERPVSLALLLGALFHDIAKPHTSQWEWKKRRLVLTNKRHDYVGTEITKNILNQLKIFSLDGYDLKEKILLLVKYHHRTTDLWQNRGSISKKAFNRLMKDMKGDLSLLIYLDLADRKGRENKLLRGLDKQAKWLFKKLEDFNVTKESIKPLVRGRDLLNLGFSPGPNLGKILKELWEMQLDGAFFTKDEGIEKAPEVCMKLFGKEII
- a CDS encoding enoyl-CoA hydratase/isomerase family protein; translated protein: MQNLETVVYDKNWHDHTSLIMINNPKELNSYLLSTLREMIHYFEDSMWDDNIQFIVLTGAGERAFCTGGNVKEYAEIYNKKPSDFWKWGEVYGRVFHMIRHCGKPVIARVNGVTAGGGFEFVAACDLAIASENVKFLSPGPRVGMTSIGGLSQWLPLHMGIKKAAEIVMLSREISAKQACELGVVNEVVPLDKLDETVKKYITDMMNLSPSSLHYFKVHINFWRDLVWDLTWEHAKEWFSLHIGSVEPSEGLWAFKEKRERNYKGLRNSFAKGMDPQFPFGPYLAECKKCGTKYIPLDSKFCLICGNKI
- a CDS encoding acyl-CoA dehydratase activase, with translation MVTVGIDCGAKETKALLIEGNKILAKYSVLSGFDQKYAAEEAFENILKKTGISREDITHITSTGVGRKGAYFVNSSITEVGANAKGILFYYPSVRTVIDVGAEEGRAIKLDERGKVLDFAINEKCAAGAGIFTETMARALEIKLEEMGELSLKSQKPIPMNAQCAVFAESEVVSLIHSKTPKEDIARSILDAIADRIASMVRRIGIEKDVALTGGVAKNIGFVHSLKRDLQVELFIPENPEFICALGAALIAAERALSPSKEGGE
- a CDS encoding FAD-dependent oxidoreductase, which translates into the protein MKSITIKINDIEIETREGITVLQAAYEANLYIPCLCFHPDFTTHGDLKPNDRVYRGEECIENDNSKKAYENCGLCIGTLKGVEGYVSLSNLYVSDGMVVYTNTDEINRIRKNNLGSILSHHPHACLTCAQRDGCSLTECSSDVPVNERCCYKFNRCELRRIAEYIGIREDIPRYLPKNYPVLRDEPLFSFDFNLCIGCLRCIRICKDVRGVGALGYVYNDKKIMVGLIENTLEKSGCKFCGSCVDVCPTGALGDKDVIISDEMNLVPCKFSCPVEMDAPRYVNYIAERRFEDALRVIEEKAPFPGVLGYVCHHPCESKCRRNNLNDSISICKLKRFVAETESRTTENKIKRNGHAGNKKIAVVGSGPSGLTASYYLSKAGYSVNIFEAFSEPGGMARWAIPDFRLPKEILKSDIDKILKTGIELETNTRIKNVFELKKNGYEVIYLAIGAGISKKLDLENRNQEGIFWGLDFLVEINKGKRNSIGRHVVVIGGGNVAVDAALSAVRLGAEEVKIICLESREEMPAFQWEIEEAVEEGIKIENSWGPKKILGNGKVKGIELIRCTSVFDKKGKFNPSFDQSVTKIIETDTIIIAVGQISDFSIVSGINSIKITEHGTIKVNPDTLETDFPGIFAGGDVVKGTSSVVEAIAYGRRAALSIAKYLDGKELFDIAFKEEEKYNPFLGTEISFATKRRIQLPSIPMEKRKRSFELIELGYNEKMAVEEAKRCLRCDLRFQLSPVLMPPEKWIALNYENISQVPETEGVYQLLDDKKNILLIAGTPNLKRALEAQMEKFKKACYFLYEEYPMYTKRESELIQQFLQKHGRLPEGNDELENLF
- the bzdQ gene encoding benzoyl-CoA reductase, bzd-type, subunit Q, which produces MEKEYWKWPESKWLSSEINWKEGEVISAGVDVGSVSTQAVVMTDGRIYCYSNMRTGSSSPDSAQKAMNWALEGTGLNLENIHYIIGTGYGRVNVPFAHKTLTEIACHARGANFMYGPSVRTILDMGGQDCKAIRCDEKGKVTNFLMNDKCAAGTGRGMEVFADLLAIPIEDIGEMSFNIDEEPEPVSSTCVIFAKSEAVGLLREGWQKEKVIAAYCLAMAHRVVELLERIGIEKDFAITGGIAKNIGIVKRIENELGIKALTPTYDTQIAGALGAALFAKALYEKEKKGKVKNF
- a CDS encoding 4Fe-4S binding protein, which gives rise to MIANYGYKDGSGEYFISIDNDKCDGCGDCVKFCPYNVLEVGEDENDPFREVFVARVREEHRKKIKYSCAPCKPVRGRVELPCVAACKPLAISHSW
- the galE gene encoding UDP-glucose 4-epimerase GalE, with amino-acid sequence MNILVTGGAGYIGSHTVKELIKKGFNVIIFDNLSTGKKELIKSNNFYLGDLQEINSLNRAFEENRIDGVIHFASLSIVEESYKFPERYYRENILNALNLLDAMKKHGVKKIIFSSSAGVYGEPQYLPIDENHPINPINPYGETKYVIEKILYRYFINYNVSFISLRYFNAAGADLDGELGELHDPETHLIPNILLSIIGKNKKFELFGDDFPTKDGTAIRDYIHVTDLSNAHVLALEKLFSNDDYHILNLGTGIGYSNREIINCAERITGKKIEVEIKSRRRGDPHTLIASNKKITEMLGWKPRNSDIETIIQTAWEWIRKHYI